In Gemmatimonadaceae bacterium, the DNA window TTTGCGGTGGCGCGGCTGCGGCGCGACGCGCCGCCCGAGTTGGCGGAGACGGTGGAGGTGCTGGCCACCGAGACGGCGCGGCTCGAGGCGCTGGCCAAGAATTTCTCGCAGTTCGGCAAGCTGCCCGAGGGGCCGCGCGCCGCGGTGGATCTGGGCGATCTGGTCCGTTATACCGCGCGGGCCTCGGTGCCCGAATCGGTGGCGCTGGCGATCGAGGTGCAGGACGGGGTTCCGATGGTGTGGGGGCACCACGATGCGCTGGCCCGCGCGTTCAGCAACGTGGTGCTGAACGCGGTGGAAGCGTGCGGCGGGACGGGCGCGATCACCGTGCGCGTGCAGCGCGCGACGTGCGGTGGCCGCGACGCGGTGGCGCTGGAGGTCCACGACACGGGGCCGGGGATCGCCCCCGACCGGTTAGCGCGGGTGTGGGAACCGTACGTTACGTACAAGGCGGGCGGCACCGGGCTGGGGATGGCGATTGCGCGCCAGACCGTGCTCGCCCACGATGGAGAGGTGTTTGCCGAGAGCACGCCGGACGCCGGCACGACGATCCGGTTCGTGATCCCGGTGGGCACGGAGACCGGCACCACGCCCGAAGGCGCCGGAGCGTCACCTCACTCATGAGACACGCAAGGAGCGCGGCACGATGAACGGTCAGGAAATGATAGTGGCGGTGACGTCCCTGGGGCTCGTGGCGTACTTCGTGCGCTCCGTCACCGGACTGATCGGCCGCAAGATCGACGCCCATCAGCGCGGGGCGCTGCATCCCGACACCGACCAGCGCATGGCGCGCATCGAGCAGGCGGTGGACGCGATCGCGCTCGAAGTGGAACGCATCTCCGAAGGCCAACGGTTCACCACGCGATTGCTGGCCGAACGCGCCTCCGTGGCGCCGCCCCTGCCCTCCTCCAAACCGCCGGTGCAATCATGAACACGCCCTTTCTGCTCCAGCAGATCATCATCCCGAGCGGCATTCCCAGCGACGTCGTGCCGATCGTCGGGATCGTGTTCGGCACGATCATGATCATGGTGCTCGGCACGCCGATCATCCGGGCG includes these proteins:
- a CDS encoding HAMP domain-containing sensor histidine kinase, yielding FAVARLRRDAPPELAETVEVLATETARLEALAKNFSQFGKLPEGPRAAVDLGDLVRYTARASVPESVALAIEVQDGVPMVWGHHDALARAFSNVVLNAVEACGGTGAITVRVQRATCGGRDAVALEVHDTGPGIAPDRLARVWEPYVTYKAGGTGLGMAIARQTVLAHDGEVFAESTPDAGTTIRFVIPVGTETGTTPEGAGASPHS